The Desulfovibrio sp. G11 region CTCGCTGGAGCCGCTTTGCAGAACATCAAAGACCGTTTCCACCGCACGCGCCGTTTTGTCCGCAAGATCAAACTGCTTGAGATGGAATTCGGGATGTCCCATTTCCACCACGCGGTTCATTCCCCAAAAGGCCGCCTGCTGGGGATGCAGCACCTTTGCTGCAGCTCCCCAGGTCAGGGAAATCCAGTTCCATTCCACACCTGGGCAATCTGCGGAGGTAAATTCTGCGAGCAGCTTCAGCAGCCCGCCGCAAAGACGCTCCTGCTCTACGCAATCGTGAGATGGTTCAGTTTCGCTCATGGCCCTGGCATCAAGAACTGTGCAGAGGGAATGGCCGCGCGTCCATTCCTGCAAATCAGCCGCCGTCAGAGATTCCGGCACATGCCGCACAAGCAGCCCACGCTGCTGCGCCGCCGTTTCAAAAAGCGGCACGTCGCCATTGCCGGCCAGAAGCAGAACCATACCCAGCGATACGCTGCCGCCCATAACTTTTTTAGGCTTCCAGACAGTCTGGTAAGTACAATTTCGGGGAAGCGCCACATCCATATCCATATGGTCGGCCTGAGTCCGCCGACGGGCCGAAATTACCCTGTCGGGCAACACGGCGGACCTCTGCCCTTCATGCGGCAGTATGCGTACATCCTCAAACCCGTTGGACGCCAGGATATCTTTCCACAGGTCATTGGAGGCCATAGGCTGAATGCCGCGCACGTCCCTGTCCGTGATATTCGGCAGAAGAAGCCCGGTAGTGATTTCACCCAAAAAATTGGCCCGCGTGATCTCATAAAGAAGAAGCAATCCGCCTGGCCGCAAAAGGGAAGACGCATGCCGAACCGCCTGAGTCAGATCCTCCGCAGCGTGCAGCACGTTGGCAGCAATGACGATGTCGTGAATACCGGTTTCAAAACCCTGCTTTTCAGGGCTTTCTTCCATATTGAAAATACCCGTTCGCAGAAAATCGTATTCGGCAAAGCGCTCTTGCGCCTGCCGCAAAAATACCGGGGAAACATCCGTGAACGTGTAAGAAGCCCTGTTTGGCGGCAGCAAGGGTAAAATACGCTCTGTTGTGGCGGCAGTCCCACCGCCGATTTCAAAAATGCGAACGGCTCCTCCAGATGCGGCGCAAGCCAGCCATTCGCGCACGTGTTCCCGCACAAGGCTGTTAAAGTATGTAGAATTGGGCAGTTCAGAGTACACCCGGCGAGCGCCGCTCAAATCCCCTTTGGGCATGAACGTTTCACGCAGGTCAAGCCGCCCTTGCAACATATCCGGCAGATGGTCCACGGTTGAAACAACCATCTGCTTCATGGCGCCCCAGGCATCCCAGACAGACTGCGTGGCTCCTTTAAGTGCGTCGAACCGCGCGTCTGAAATCTCCTCAAGGTTCAGGTAGCAATCTCCTTCACTTTGCAGCATTCCCCTTTCGTGCAATGCCTCCACAAGTCTTTCAGCAAGCTGTGAAAACCGGGAAGGAATACGCATGGCTTCCAGCGCGCCAGCCAGCGTTGCCCTGGCGGGAAAGCCAAGACGGGCGAACGCGCGCGCCACCCCTGCCGCGCAAAGATTTTCAAGTAAAACTTCTCGTTGCGCCAACAACTCCGGCTCCAGAATATACTCGGCTGAAACGGCCATTCTGGCCGCCGCAGCCTGAGCGGAACTGACGGGGTCAGATGGCACCCACTCACGGCGATGGGCAAGGGCATGGCAATGCTCGGTCCGGCTGAAGGGCGTAAGCGGTATCTTCGCCATTCTTCCCGCAAGCAAAAATCCCCAACGCACGGATCCGCCCGCTTCATACGCTTCGGCTACTTTGCGCAAAAACAGGACGCTGTTTTCCTGTACGCTGTCCCCGGGCACAAACTGCAGCTCATGGGCGTCTATCCCGATTTCCCGGCAGATATCGGCCAGCATATCCGTGCAGAAATTTTGCTGCGCCAGAGCCGCCTCAACAGTCAAGGAGGCCGAAACTGCCTGTCGCTTTACAACTGTGCGGATTTTTTCAAACGAAACGCAGAGGCAATGCAAAAATTCCGCTGCCGGGAAATTCGGATTTTTCAGAGATGTTTTCCCGGCCGGATCTGCCCCATCTGCCCTGTCTTCTCGCGTTTTTTCCTTCAGAGCACGAAGAATATCTTCACGCGTCTGCCCAACCACTGCCGTGCGGCAGGCGAAGTGATTGCGCCGGCAGGCAGCTGTCCAGCAGGCATCAGCGACATTTTCACAATTTTCCAGGCAGGCCTGCCATGCTTGCATCAAGATGCGCAAGGCTTCTGGCGTGGGAGCGGAGAGCGGCAGGATAAAAGGTCCGGTTCCCGCATTCGCACCCCGGTTTTCCCTTTTTGGAGCTTCTTCCAGAATCACCGACACGTTGGTTCCGCCAAAGCCAAAAGCGTTTGCAACGGCAAAGCGCTTGTCCGCATTCCACGCGACAGCTTTTTTCCTGATGACAAAAGGAGTTTCATGCAGGCGCAGGCCGGGATTGGGCGTATTGAATCCGGCAACTGGCGGTAGTTCCTTGTATTCAAGGGCGAGCATGGCCTCCAGAAATCCGGCGACCCCGGCTGCCGCGTCAAGATGGCCGATGTTGGCCTTGACCGCTCCCAAGGTGCAGCTTTCTGTTTGCGCCGTTTCAAAAACCCGGGCCAGGGCCTCCACTTCTATGGGGTCCCCGATGGCTGTCGCAGTGCCATGCGTTGAAACGAATCCCACCTCTTCCGCCCCAACACCGCTTACCGCCAGAGCCTCGGATATGATGGCGGCCTCTCCCCGAACCGAAGGAGCCGTGTATCCGGCCTTATCCGATCCATCATTGTTAACGGCGGTTCCCCGGATAATGGCGCGAACAAGATCACCGTCCCTGAGCGCCACATCAAGGGGTTTGAGCAAAATGACGCCGACGCCATTGCCGTTGACAGTTCCGTCAGCCAACGCGTCAAAAGGGCGGCACACGCCGCTCCGCGAAAGAATAAGCCCTTCGCGGTAATGGTAGCCTTCCGTTTGCGGCAGAGTAATGGAAACCCCGCCCGCCAAGGCCATATCGCATTCACCGGCAAGCAGGCTCTGGCAGGCCAGATGAATGGCTGTAAGCGACGATGAGCATGCCGTCTGCACCGTAAGGCTGGGGCCTGTCAGGTTCAATAGGTTGGAAACCCGCGTGGCGAGGTAATCGCGGTCATTGCCGATGGCCATTTGCAGCGCTTCAGTCACACGTGCCGTGCCAGCTCCCAGAATGGCTGACGGCAAATAGGAGCTATGGCTGGCCGAAGCATACACGCCAATACGACGGTCAGGCGAATCAAAGGCATACCCGGCTTCTTCAAGCGCTTCGTAGCTGCACTCGATAAATTTTCTCTGTTGGGGGTCAATCAAGGAGGCATCGTGGGCGCTCAGACCAAAAAAACCAGCATCAAATTCCATCACACCGTCAAGACGGCCCATTGCCGTAACATATCCCTCGGCATCAAGCTCGGCATCAGTAACGCCGCTGGATTTCAGAATTTCAAGACCAACAGTGTCCGTGCAGTTTTTTCCGTCCCGCAGCGCGGCCCAGAAATCTTCGAGCGTCCCAGCCTTGGGAAAACGCCCGGAAGCGCCAATAACCGCAATGGCGTCGACCCTGTCTTCATACGACTTCATCATTTCTCTCTCCCGGTTCTGTTCCGGCGCGAACTCCGTGCCGCCAACCTCTTCTCCGCATGCCCGCGCCCTTTGCCGGCCGCGTCATTTTCTTCTTTCGCGATCAGACGGGCCAAAGCCCGCACGCTTGGCGCTTCAAAGAGTTGTATGAGAGCGATCTGATCAGGCAGAACCTGATTGAGACCGCGGTGGATCTTCACCATCAAAAGGGATGTGGCTCCAAGATCAAAAAACTTGTCATCAAGTCCAAAGGACGAGACGCCGAGGTGCTGTGCCACAACAGCGCGGATGCACTCTTCAAGCTCCGAACCTGTTTCATCCGGCACAGCTTCTTCAAAGCGCGGCACAGGAAGCCGCTTACGGTCCACTTTTCCATTGTCAGAGAGAGGTAAACTTTCAAGAAATACATAGCGTTGCGGCACCATATAATGAGGCAGTTTCGCCAGAAGGGCTTCGCGCAGCTCCCCCGGCCGGGGCGGGACCTCTGCATTCTGCGGCACGATATAGGCTGCCAGACCGTCCATCCCCCCAGCCAGCGGCACCACAGATGCAACCGCCGCTGCAATGCCCGCAAGGGATGACAGCGCAGCCTCAACATCGCCAAGCTCGATGCGCAGGCCGTTGATCTTGACCTGCGTATCCCTGCGGCCCAGAAACTCAATCTGCCCGTTGCTTCGCCATCGGCCCATATCGCCTGTGCGGTAAAGCCTTTCGCCGGTAACAGGATGGGGGATGAACCGTTCACCCGACAGGGTTGCGTCGCCCAGGTAACCAAGGGACAGCCCCCGCCCACCGATAAAAAGCTCGCCAACCACGTCATCCGGGCAAGGGGTCAGATCTTCATGCAGGGCCTCGACACTCTGATGGGTCAGAGCGCGCCCATAGGGAATGGATCTCCAGCCTGCCGGGGGGTCTTCGACTGACATTTCATAGGCAATGGACCAAATGGCCGCCTCTGTGGCTCCGCCCAGGCTCACAAGTTTTGTTCCCGGCGAAAACCGGGCTGATTCCCGAGGCAGACGAACCGGCACCCAGTCGCCAGAAAGCAGGGCCAACCTTGGCATGCGCGGCGGTGTTTCGCCATGCTCCACAAGCATCTGCCAGAGCGTCGGCACGGAATTCCAGAGTGTCACTGGATGCACGGTAAGGCGGCGTACCCAGGCGGAAGGGTCGCGAAGTTCCGCATCGTGCGGCAGCACAAGATGCCCACCCACCGAAAGCAGACCAAAAATATCGTAAACGGAAAGGTCGAATGAAAGGGCCGACAACGCAAAGACGCTGTCTTCAGAGGAAAGGCTGAACCGTGCGTTGATATCGTGAATGGTGTTCTGCACTGCCTCGTGCGTCATCATGACGCCCTTGGGCGTTCCTGTGGTTCCGGAGGTAAAGATGACGTAGGCCAGCCTGTCAGGAGAAAAACGCTGCAATGAAATCAGGTCCGCACTGCTGGCTGGCTCAGGCTTGCCAACAGGTCCGACAGCTGCCAGCGGCAGACCGGCCCATTCCGCGGGCAAGGCCTGCGCATCCGCCACAACCGCACGGGCGCCCTGCTGCAGCACGGCCATGCGCCTGGCAAGAGGCCATGCCGGATCTACGGGCACATACGCCGCGCCGGTGAGCAGTACGCCCAGAACCGCCGCTATCTGCTCCCAGCTTTTGGGCAGGGCCACGGCCACAAGCATGTCTTTGGCGTCTTGCGGCAAAACTGTTTTCAAACGCCGGGCCACATCCTTTGCAGCCGTGAAAAGTTCGCCGTAAGTCAACGTGCGGTCCGGCGCGATGATGGCTACCCTGTCCGGCGAGGCCAGAACGTGATCC contains the following coding sequences:
- a CDS encoding non-ribosomal peptide synthetase, producing the protein MSMTAEQMQLFARLANKKGLARPSQEKNPADSEAPLEFPMTDVQWAYWIGRTTGVKLSGVASHGYQEFDCGALDVDLLQTSWDKVIARHDMLRATVTGDGVFRVQSEVPPLRWDVEDLRGLGAEEKKHRLEARRQAFSHRIPDLSVWPVILLGASIVADDFVRIHLSCDAVMADVYSIGNCLRELGAFYSDPHCELPAPGMTFGQYMEEQKRKEKSAFYENCRAYWHSRLADFPAAPQLPVRENPPQAQRFCRLRAGLQLEEWVAFKAKCARYALTPSVVLYAAFAAIMGKWAAKAEFCLNVTVFNRDSENPAIKDVVGDFTSTMLSTARKIRQEENFIDYAKALDAVFWQDFEHSAFSGIKVLQALSERRKHSVLMPIVFTSTIGAGDVGEILDINNGVFGKPAYTITQTPQIWLDHQVLEEDGTLVFNWDVVEGIFDDAVLTDMFESYTRFVEILAHPDTDWQRPVEIPLPEAQQMRRSAPPPSFHRDDRLLHHGFLDHVLASPDRVAIIAPDRTLTYGELFTAAKDVARRLKTVLPQDAKDMLVAVALPKSWEQIAAVLGVLLTGAAYVPVDPAWPLARRMAVLQQGARAVVADAQALPAEWAGLPLAAVGPVGKPEPASSADLISLQRFSPDRLAYVIFTSGTTGTPKGVMMTHEAVQNTIHDINARFSLSSEDSVFALSALSFDLSVYDIFGLLSVGGHLVLPHDAELRDPSAWVRRLTVHPVTLWNSVPTLWQMLVEHGETPPRMPRLALLSGDWVPVRLPRESARFSPGTKLVSLGGATEAAIWSIAYEMSVEDPPAGWRSIPYGRALTHQSVEALHEDLTPCPDDVVGELFIGGRGLSLGYLGDATLSGERFIPHPVTGERLYRTGDMGRWRSNGQIEFLGRRDTQVKINGLRIELGDVEAALSSLAGIAAAVASVVPLAGGMDGLAAYIVPQNAEVPPRPGELREALLAKLPHYMVPQRYVFLESLPLSDNGKVDRKRLPVPRFEEAVPDETGSELEECIRAVVAQHLGVSSFGLDDKFFDLGATSLLMVKIHRGLNQVLPDQIALIQLFEAPSVRALARLIAKEENDAAGKGRGHAEKRLAARSSRRNRTGREK